The Ooceraea biroi isolate clonal line C1 chromosome 3, Obir_v5.4, whole genome shotgun sequence genome contains the following window.
GGAagtactccaggatcaccctcGCGAGGTAGGGAGGGAGGAGCTGCGTGTGCATCTCCTCCACTATCACTCCCCAAGGGAGGGAGTTGAAGGCGTTCACTATGTCTAGCGACACCGCCACCATAACTCCCCCCCTCGAGACAGCGGCCTCCATGAGGGCCCTCACGCTCAACACGGCGTCCACCGTGGAGCAGCCCTCCCGGAAGCCGAACTGTCTCCTCCTCACCCGGAGCACCCCCGGGGAGGTGCCGGACGAGACGGCCCGCTATCACCCGCTCGAACAGCTTGTCGATCTCGTCCAGCAAGCATATCGGCCGGAACTTGcgcaccgccgccgcgtcTCCTCCGCCCTTCGGGATGAGAACCAACTTGGCCCTCTTCTAAGCCGAGGGGAAGCGTCCCTCCGCCAGGCACCGCTCGAAGAGAGCCCTCACCCGCGGGATCAGGACCTCCATTGCGAGGGCCCAGACTTTGCTGGGAATCCCCTCCGGCCCTGGGGCCCGTTGTCCCCGAAGCCGGCGCAGGATCCTCGCCCACTCCTCCGGACCGATCCCCGGTATCTCCTGGGGCCGCTCGGAGGTCATCCACTCTGGGGGTCTCGGGCACCCGCCTCCCGCCGGGAAGAGGGTGTCCAGGACCCCGCGCAGCTCCAGGGGATCCATCTCCTCCGTCTCCGGGGGTGTCCATTGCCGCAACTTGCCCATTACGAGCCGGTACGGACGCCCCCAGGGATCGCCCTCCACGGACCGGAGGAGCTCCTCCCAGGCCCTCGCCTTGGCGTCCCTGATCACCGCCCTCAGGGAGCTCCGTCTCTCCTGGAACTCCCTGTAGCGCGCGTCCACCTCCGCCGCCGTCCCCCGGCGACGGGCGCGGGAGAAGCGGCGCCAGGAGCGCCCCGATGCGCGCCGCAGCTCCGCCAATCCCGCGCTCCACCAGTAGGTGGGCCGTCGCCGAGGCCGGCCGGCCCGGGGCATCGTAAAGTCGCACGCCTGCGTCACGACGTCCCCGAGCCAGccggcctcctcctccaccgtgCTCTCCGGCCTCTCCGGCCACGTGGACGCGAGCAGGGCGGCGACCAGTCTGTCGCCAGACAGCCCCTAGAGCGCCCATCTCCGCGGTCGGGGTTCGCCCGTCCCCCGTTGGCGGGGGGCGGAGCCCGAGAGCGGAGACACCATCATAGATATGTATCTATGCTCTGACAGCGTCTCCACCCCCGACAACACTCTCCACCCCGACACCCGACGCGCGAGGGCCGGGGATGCCCAGGTCAGATCGACCACGGACTCCCCCGCCCACCGCACGCAGGAGCTGTCCGAGCCCACGTTCAACAGCTGCAGGCCCAGACCCGCCGCCCAGTCCGCCAGCACTCCGCCCTTCGCGTCCGGCCGCCGGGAACCCCAGAGCGCGGACTTCGCATTGAAGTCCCCGGCGACCAACAGCAGGCCGCGGGGGTGCCGAACTATGCACCCCCCCAGCCTGTCCAGGAACCCCTCGTACTCGGCGAGACTCAGGCTCGGGGACACGTAGACCCCGACCACGGTGATGCCTCCCCACTGCGCCGCCATGAACTCCCCCCCGACCATCAACACTCGGAGGGGAGGGGAGCCCGCGGCGTCGCCGCGAACTATCGCAACGAGgccccccccccgccgacAGGCCAACTAGGGCTGTTCGCGGGGGGCCTGAAAGGCTCCGCCGCGATTCCCAACGCGTAACCGCGCTCCGCCAAGCTCTGGAGGAAAAGATCCTGAGCCCCGCGGGCGCGTTTAATGTTGGCCTGGAGGACCTGGCCCGCCATTACTCCACGTCCATAGCGGGCTCCTCCAGGCCCCACGCACCTTCGTTGTTCTTCTCCTCCGCCTTCTTCCTCCCCATCGAGTGGGTCACTCGACGGGGCTTCGGCTCCTCCTCCCACGGAGGAACCGGCTCCGGCGCCGCGCCCGCTGACGTGGCCGCCTGACTGGGAGCCGGGGAGGCGACCCTTTGCGGGCGGGGAGCGGCCTCCGTCTGCCGCGCCCCTCCCTGGGCCGCCGTCTCCGACCCCCTTTGCACCCCACTTTTCCCTCCCTTGGAGGGCGGAGCACAGGCCGCGCTACCCAGCCTGTGGTCCGCCCTCCTGCCGAGACCCGTGCACAGGGGGCACTTCGGGTCAGCGGCGCATCTGCGCGCCCGATGACCCGCCGCGCCACACCTGTAGCACAGGTCTCGGCGGTCTTCTCGACTGGGGCACGTCGCTTGCACGTGCCCCTTCGCCAGACACATGTAACACATCAAGAGCCTGGGCTCCAGCACGCTTATCGGTGCCCAGGCCCAGCCCACTCTGATCCTGTCCAGGTCGGCGACCCTTCCGCCGGCCTGCGCAGGAAGCCTGATCCAAGAGGTCCCCAGGCCGTCTGGGGACCTCTGGATCGGCCCTGTCTCGACATCTCGGGGGTCGCAGCCTCCAGCGGCTGCGACCGCCCGAGACACCGACTCCTCCGTGGCCGCGTCGTCCAACCGCAGGACGCGCTGCTCCGCCTTCTTCACGGGTCGGGTGACCTTCACCCCCGACCCCTCGAACACCTTCTCCAGGCGGGAGGCTAGCTCGTCCGCCTTGGTGACGGACTCCGGCCCCGGGATCTCGTAGATGAGGGTTCCCGTCAGGGCCCTCCTCACccgcggcgcggcgatccCCAGGGCGTCGATGTCCACGCCCTTCTGCGCCTTCTCCACGACCCCCTTGTAGTCGCCGTCGGCGGCCGTGAAGACCACGGCCGCCGTCTTGGGCGACTTAGGGGGCTTCGGCCCCTTCGCGCCGGGTCGACCGCCGGACGGGGAGGGTTTGCCCCCCCCCGCTGGCCCGTCTACCTGGGGCGGGTGTGCCCAGCACGGGTTTGCCCTTGCCCGCAGGGGCCGGTGGCTGGGCGGTTGGCCTCGCGGCCCTCCTACCCACCACCGTCAACCACGGCTGCTCCTTCTCGCCGACCAGAGCCTGGCCGACCGGGCCGGCTGCCGCCTGCCCGGGCTGCTGTTCTGCCGGAGGGGGGCTGAGGGCTGGCGGGACTCCGCCCGCTCCACCACCacccttcttcctcttcctcttcctcctcttcttcttcccgcCGTCGCCTGACTCCTCCGGTCCTGCTTGGGGGGACGGCTCCGCTCCCTCTCTTACGCCGCGCCTCACCAGGGGCGCCACCGATCCGAACGGGGTCCTACACGGCCCCGACCCGGACGGCTCCAGTGCACTCATCACCGCCTGACAGCCACGCCGTTATGGGGAGACAGTGGCCGAGTGCTCCCCCGCTCCCCCGCCCGGCACCGACGCTTCAACCCCCGCATTGGCTCCGATCCTCCGCCCGCCACCGACGGCGCCTCACCATAGGGCGCCCCCGCCGCACTCGGGTGACTGGACGTCGGGGCATCTGCCCgggccgtcatcgtcgagggGTCCCAGGACTCCTTGACCCCCAACGGGGAGTATCGGAGACGGGTGGGCGAAGGCCGATTTGGGAGTGTTGGCCGTCGCCCTAAAACCTCCCCTCAACAGAGAGGGGAGGTCCCCGCGGAGCGGTGGTCTGCCACACTCCGCGGATGGGGATTAGGGCCCGAAATGGCAGCGCACCGGTGCTAGGGACGTACACCGGGCAATGTGGGGCACGAACGAAGTGCCGTTCGGCCGATCTCGCGCCCCATACAGCCGGGGCTGGCAGACGGAGGTAGGTTTAGTGAGTAAGAGTCTCACACTCGCCTCGCACGCCGCCCAAGGGGAGcgagggggcccatgacgggtACCTCCTcctccgaaaaaaaaaaaggtttcCGAGGCCGTCTTTTTCCACGACGGCCTCCGTGGAGCCCCACCTCCGGCACGAGTGATGGTGGGGAACGTGCCCGTCCCAGTGGGGCCCAAGATAAAGTATCTGGGCCTCACACTGGATGGCCAATGGTCGTTCGAGGACTAATTAGTCCTCGAACGACCATTTTGTGGAGTTGGCCCCCAGATTGGAGCGTGGGGCGGCAGCTATAAGCCGCCTCATGCCCAATCGCGGGAGCCCACAAGTGGTGACTCGTCGCCTCTATGCGGGGGAGTCCGATCGGTGGCCCTATACGGGGCAACGGTGTGGGCGGGCGACCTGGAGGCCACCCGTCGCGCCAAGTTAGTGGTGCGCCGCTTTAAGCGGAGGGTGGCAGCCAGAGTCGCTCGCCTTTACCGGACCGTCTCCCATAGGGCGACGGTTCTTGCGGGGCTAGCCCCCATTGCCCTCCTGGCGCCCGCGTACGCAGGCGCGTACGGGCGGGCGCGGAGAGCAAAGGATCAGGGGGTCCGGCTGACCGTGGGAGCCAAGGAGATCCTTGGGAGACAGGCTCGGCAAATGGCGCTGCAAGCATGGCAGCGCCAACTCTCCGATCCGGATGACACATCGGGTCGGAGAGTAGCCGAGGCCATCAACCCCTGTCTGGCGAAGTGGTTGGACAGGGGATGGGGCGGAGTCACGTTTCGGATGGGCCAGGTACTCACCGGACATGGATGTTTCGGTGAATACCTGTGCAGGATAGGACGCGAGCTCGGGCCACGCTGAAACCATTGTGACGCGGACCAGGACACGGCGCACCACACGCTGAAGCATTGTCCAGCGTGGGCACACGAGCGCCGTGTCCTGGTCCAACATAGTGGTCGGGACCTCTCGCTGCCGGTGGTCATGAGTTCGATCACTGAGAGCGAGAGGTCATGGAGGGAGTTCGCCTCCGGGAACCCGAGCGTCCCGGAGGAATGCGGCGCCGCGGGGGAAGGGGGTGACCGTTGTCTCGGACAATGGCCCCCCGGGGAGGAGACCTGGTTGGGCGACAGGGTGCCTTTATCGAAGCACCCTAGGGGGTGAGACTGTGGGGACCGCAGTCGAACCCCCCCTCATGtcggcggggcatttgcccgggCGCGGGGGGTCGCTCAACCAGGTCGGCGCGTTCGGATGCGTTCGCGTACAGCGGGTCATGAGCGGAGGCAGAGTGCCGGCGGGGTACTTGCCCGGGCACTCGGGTGGTGGACCGTCGGGGCACTTGCCCGGGTCTCCATCGTCGCGGGGCCCCTCTCCGAGGGTCCCTGCGTCCTCCGCACATGACGTGGGGAAAGAAGGGCGGGTGTTGAGTTTGGATCATCAACACCCGTCCAAAAAACCACCCCCTATTGTGGGTGGTCTCCTTGGAGCGATGGTATGCCTCGCTCCTCGGAGGGGGACGGGCCTGCTATTAGTGGGCAGCGCTGGCTGTGGCGCTGAGGCCGTCATACCAGGTGGTTGTGGGGCCCGGAAGAATGCTGGCGGCGTGCTCGGGCCTCACGTTTCACACCAGGGCTGGCATACGGAGGGTGGTTTAGTGAGTaagagtctcacactcccctcgcTCCCCCGCCCAAGGGGGAGTGAGGGGCCCATGATGGGTTCCCCCTCCTTAAAAAAAGGTTAAGGTTAGGTTCTCTCCCGTGTGCGCCACCTTGACGTGGTGGGAGGGCTCCCTGTTTCGATGACCCTTGGCGGCGGTACCGATTGGTCCTCGGACCATCGGGAGGCCCTGGGGCGACGGATAGGATCCAAGTGCGCACAGCCTCCGGAGGGGGCACGGAGCCCGGCGACTCCGATAGGGACCTTTTTCCGTCCCAATCGTCGGTAGGGGATGCGGCGACCCTGACTTCAAATGCCCGGTGGCATGGCACCGCAGGGGAGGATTTCTATCCTCCCTCCGTGCACTGTGGGGAGTGGGAGGTTGTCTTCCGTCCTGGTCGGGCAGGGATGCCGTCTCGGCCGGGGTGGAAGACACCCGCACCCGTCATTGCACGCCAGTGTTCCGGCATACGACGGGAGCGGATTTGTCCACGCGGCTCACGACCGTACGTGGTACGGAAACGGGGCCGTGTGGACCCCCCTCACTCAGTTGCTGCACCCTTGGACGCGGTCCGAGGCGACTGAGTGGGGGGAGCCTGGGGGATGAGGAGCGGGGCCGCTCGGACATATTCCGAGGCGAGGCCCGAGGGGGGAGGGGTCGGGAGTGCGGGACTACAACCCCCCTCCTTGCGAGGAAAACCGTACTCTCGACCCAATCTAACACGGTATGCTGGCGCCCACGGCGGGAAAGGTCGCGCCGAGTTGTAGCGACGCTGACCCGTACCGTCCGTGGGGCCCCCCACGTGGCGGCGCCCTGCACGGTGCCCGGGTTGTCGGAGGCCCGGGACCCCCGAAAGCCCTGGGTTAGGAGTTCTCCTGGCCCAGCGGTGAGTAAGGGGCTGGAGACCAGTGCCGGGATGTTAATTCCCCGGCCCGTGTCATCCGCCCACTCCCCGTGGGAACTTGGGACCCCTTGCTTGCAAGGGTGGGGGTATACCCCGGTGGGCTGGAGCCGTGCAGGGTGGcgggatttaaaaaaaaatggcaGAAATTAAACAAGGGAGGAGGAGGGACGAGGAGGATAAAAATGGGGAGAGTGGGGTTGCGGAAACGGTTTCCGCCCCTCCGACCCCGAACATGTCCTCCCAGGAGAGGAGGAGGGCGACGGCTCTGAAGACGACGCTGAAGCCCTGCACGACGAGGGTGGCACGTTTGCCCCCCTCTGTCTTAACACAGGGGGCGGAGCCGCACAGTGCGGAAGCCGGGGGGTCGGGTTACGCGACCCCCAAGAGTGGCGCGAGCAGGGCGACCTCACCGTTTTGGTCGCTCTGCTCAGGGGTGGGACAGGGGGAGACGGTCGATCTCAGCGATACTGAGTCGATCGCCTCCTCCGCGAGCACCCAGAGCAGGAAGCGCGGGCGTCCCGAGTCAACCGTGGAATACGCCCGCAAAAAACTGCTCCGCGCCGCGGCGGCGGAGGAGCGCGTTAGGCAGCGGGAACGGCAGTTCGCCGACTCCGTTCCCGCTGGCGCATTGCAGCTGGGCGCGGCTATCAACACCGGCCGCGCCACCGAATCGAGGATGCGAGAGCTGGCCAACAATCCATCCGTGGATTTGGCCGCCTCCATCCTCGAATGGATGACGGTGGTGGAGAGGGTGGCCCAGACGTCGGGCAACCTGAAGGGCACATACATAAGGGCCCTTCAGGAGGCGTCGATAGAGGTGCGGGCCGTCCTCTCCATCATGATGCAGCGACCTGCAGACGGCGGGGCAGAGGAGACGAACATCCTCCGCCAAGAGGTGGAGTCCCTAAGGGCCCAAGTACGCGAGTTGCGTGAGGCCCTTAGGGACGTCGGCAATAGGGGAGGGGTAAATCCTCCCTCCCAACCGACGAGTACGACGAGCGGAGAGAGGGAGATGGCGAGGGATTTGCCCCGCCCACGCTCCCCACCTCAACGCTCAGCAACGCGAGGAAGAGGGGATAAGACCCGATCCCCTCAATCTCAGCCGCGGGGGAAGGTAAACACCCCCccaggagggagagagaaggcgaCGGCCACGAGTGGCCTCGAGGAGCGAATAGTCGCTCGCGTCGAGGCCATTCTAGACCGCCGACTTGGCGCGATCACCTCCCGCCCACTGGGTGGCACCGGCGGCGGGGGAGGGAGCAGAAGGCTCCCCCCAGCCCCACCGAAGTCGGCCGATCGAGACGCGACGGCAAGACCCGCCCCCAACAACAAAACGGGGGCGGCCAAGAAGGGAAAGGGTGGGAAAGGAAAGGGGAGGAGCTTGGAAGGGCGGGAGGTAACCCCCGCCCAACCGGCGCTCCGCCCCCAACCCCCACCGTCTCAGCAGAAGGTGCGTCTGCCCCCGCCCCCGCCCCCGCCCCCGTCACCGCCCCCCTCGACAACGCAGGGCGAGGTCTGGACGCAGGTTGTGGGGCGCAAGGCGGCGCGGGCGGCCAAAAAGGCAACCCGTCCCACGGCACCGACCCCGCCGGCGGTGAAACGAGGGGCTCCCCCTCAGGGTTCGCAGGGGAAAGGAGGGGGAGCAAAGGCTACCCCCCTACCCTCAAGAAACCCCGGGTGCGCAAGCCGCCCTCCTCCGCGGCCATTACACTAAATGGCCCGGAGGAGGGATACGCGGCAGCGATGGCCGCCTTCAAGGCGGCCATCAAACTGGAGGATCTGGGGATCCCCCACGTGCGGGTGAAGCCCGCATACTAGAGGTGCCACGACCGGATACCCACGCAAAAGCAGACAAGCTGGCGGAGGGCATCCGGGGGGTCCTCACCGGAGGGCAGTGGTCGGTGGTCCGCCCCACCAAGAAGGCTGAGATGATGGTTCGGGGTCTGGAGGACTCCATCTCGGCCATCGCCACTGCGG
Protein-coding sequences here:
- the LOC105277120 gene encoding uncharacterized protein LOC105277120 → MWGTNEVPFGRSRAPYSRGWQTEIGAWGGSYKPPHAQSREPTSGDSSPLCGGVRSVALYGATVWAGDLEATRRAKLVVRRFKRRVAARVARLYRTVSHRATVLAGLAPIALLAPAYAGAYGRARRAKDQGVRLTVGAKEILGRQARQMALQAWQRQLSDPDDTSGRRVAEAINPCLAKWLDRGWGGVTFRMGQVLTGHGCFGEYLCRIGRELGPR